One part of the Haemophilus parainfluenzae genome encodes these proteins:
- the relA gene encoding GTP diphosphokinase yields MVAVRGSHLSNPQDFVIEQWCSSLKLLTSTEKSLINAWYYAQAKMAEHAAQMKNAILTLQSGVEMVEILHEMNMDSESLLTAMLFPLVANQLVDWEQIQEDFGPKITKLLKGVEEMDNIRQLNASHSANASQVDNMRRMLLAMVDDFRCVIIKLAERITFLRNAENHVYEEEKVLAAKECSNIYAPLANRLGIGQLKWELEDYCFRYLHPEQYRNIAQLLHERRLDREQYIADFVTELTGYLKENIEQVEVYGRPKHIYSIWRKMQKKHLEFSGLYDVRAVRIIVQKLQDCYTALGIVHTHFKHLPKEFDDYVANPKPNGYQSIHTVVLGKGGKPIEVQIRTQQMHDDAELGVAAHWKYKEGTTGSLSAYEEKITWLRKLLAWQDDITDSGEVMAELRSQVFDDRVYVFTPKGEVVDLPAGSTPLDFAYAIHSEIGHRCIGAKVGGRIVPFTYHLQMGEQVDIITQKNPNPSRDWVNPNLGFTHTSKARAKIQAWFKKQDRDKNVPAGKELLDNELARLNISLKQVEQLALPRYNLKNLEDLYAGIGSGDIRLNQLMNFLQSRLIKVTAEEADQEILRHVASKSANTAQQKAQQKAEQQQNKSYVIVEGVGNLMHHMARCCQPIPGDAITGYITVGRGISIHRSDCEQFIELQVVHPERVVEALWGDNYAAGFHINIRIVASDRNGLLRDITTVLANEKVSVLGVSSRADTKKQIATMDMEIELKNVESLSKILARLAKLDDVIEAKRL; encoded by the coding sequence ATGGTTGCAGTTCGTGGTTCTCACTTATCAAATCCGCAAGATTTTGTGATCGAACAATGGTGTTCGAGCCTTAAACTTCTAACTTCAACTGAAAAATCCCTAATTAATGCCTGGTATTATGCTCAAGCTAAGATGGCTGAACACGCAGCTCAAATGAAAAATGCAATTCTTACGTTGCAATCCGGCGTGGAGATGGTGGAAATCCTGCATGAAATGAATATGGACAGTGAAAGTTTGCTCACTGCGATGCTATTTCCATTAGTGGCCAACCAACTCGTCGATTGGGAACAAATTCAAGAAGATTTCGGTCCAAAAATCACTAAACTACTCAAAGGCGTAGAAGAGATGGATAATATTCGTCAGCTCAACGCCAGTCATTCTGCTAATGCCTCTCAAGTAGATAATATGCGCCGAATGCTCCTTGCGATGGTAGATGATTTTCGTTGCGTGATAATCAAACTTGCTGAACGTATTACCTTTCTTCGTAATGCAGAAAATCATGTTTACGAAGAAGAAAAAGTGTTAGCAGCGAAAGAATGTTCCAATATTTATGCCCCGTTGGCAAATCGTTTAGGTATCGGTCAATTAAAATGGGAGCTTGAAGATTACTGCTTCCGTTATTTACATCCAGAACAATATCGAAATATTGCTCAATTATTGCACGAGCGTCGTTTAGACCGTGAGCAATATATTGCTGATTTTGTAACAGAATTAACCGGTTATTTAAAAGAAAATATCGAGCAGGTTGAGGTTTACGGTCGTCCAAAACATATTTATAGTATTTGGCGAAAAATGCAAAAGAAACATTTGGAATTCAGTGGTTTATATGATGTAAGAGCGGTCAGAATTATCGTGCAAAAATTGCAGGATTGTTATACCGCGCTTGGTATCGTGCACACTCATTTCAAACATTTACCAAAAGAATTTGATGACTATGTCGCCAATCCAAAACCGAATGGCTATCAATCTATTCATACCGTCGTATTAGGTAAAGGCGGCAAGCCGATTGAAGTGCAAATTCGTACTCAACAAATGCATGATGATGCGGAACTTGGGGTTGCAGCACACTGGAAATACAAAGAGGGAACGACAGGTAGTCTTTCTGCTTATGAAGAAAAAATCACTTGGTTGCGTAAATTACTTGCATGGCAAGATGATATTACAGATTCTGGCGAAGTGATGGCCGAATTGCGTAGCCAAGTGTTTGATGATCGAGTCTATGTGTTTACGCCAAAAGGTGAAGTGGTTGATTTACCCGCTGGATCAACCCCTCTCGATTTTGCTTATGCGATCCACAGTGAAATTGGTCATCGTTGTATTGGGGCGAAAGTTGGGGGGCGTATCGTGCCATTCACTTATCACCTACAGATGGGTGAGCAAGTGGATATCATCACACAGAAAAATCCAAATCCAAGCCGAGATTGGGTGAATCCAAACTTAGGTTTTACCCATACGTCAAAAGCACGTGCGAAAATTCAAGCCTGGTTCAAAAAACAAGATCGCGATAAAAATGTTCCAGCGGGTAAAGAGCTGTTAGATAATGAACTTGCTCGTTTGAATATCAGCTTAAAACAAGTAGAACAGCTTGCTTTACCACGTTATAACTTAAAAAATCTAGAAGATTTATATGCGGGTATAGGTAGTGGAGATATTCGTTTAAATCAGTTGATGAACTTCTTACAAAGTCGGCTGATTAAAGTGACGGCAGAAGAGGCTGATCAAGAGATTCTTCGTCATGTTGCGAGCAAAAGCGCGAATACCGCACAACAAAAGGCACAACAGAAAGCAGAACAACAACAGAATAAAAGTTATGTAATTGTTGAAGGTGTAGGCAATTTGATGCATCACATGGCGCGTTGTTGTCAACCTATTCCAGGTGATGCAATTACAGGCTATATTACTGTGGGGCGAGGGATCTCTATTCACCGTAGCGATTGTGAACAGTTCATTGAATTACAAGTCGTTCATCCTGAACGCGTGGTGGAAGCCCTTTGGGGGGATAATTACGCGGCAGGTTTCCATATTAATATTCGCATCGTGGCGAGTGATCGTAATGGTTTATTACGCGATATTACGACTGTACTGGCGAATGAAAAAGTCAGTGTGCTAGGTGTTTCAAGTCGTGCGGACACCAAAAAACAAATAGCAACGATGGATATGGAAATTGAACTGAAAAATGTCGAAAGTTTAAGTAAAATACTGGCCAGATTAGCGAAGTTAGACGACGTTATCGAAGCAAAACGTTTATAG
- the rlmD gene encoding 23S rRNA (uracil(1939)-C(5))-methyltransferase RlmD yields the protein MALLYAPQKKQKTTQRIVAEIQDLDYQGLGVAKIQGKTWFIENALPTEKVEAVVTDEKRQYGLATAQKWLQESNQRVEPQCRYYGCCGGCQGQHIPVEMQRKAKEKALFSRLSKLQAAPIQLMPMICGEQWAYRRRVRLSLLWNAKNKIIEMGFRQKNSNQLVSIQQCLVAEQAINDLIPKLTALWAQYSAPKQLGHIELVSAENGIAMLLRYKGNLAETDRTLLLEFARINAVNLFLQDDQGIQLVHGEMPYYALNGIRLSFDVRDFIQVNTHLNQQMVETALDWLDLNQDDHVLDLFCGMGNFTLPLAKRVKSAVGIEGVFDMVQKAQANAQFNHIDNIEFYQADLDQAFSEQPWAKQHFNKILLDPPRSGAAFALNALCELGAESILYVSCNPATLVRDAEILRSFGYRIIKTSMIDMFPHTSHLESVTLFLK from the coding sequence ATGGCTTTACTTTACGCTCCACAAAAAAAACAGAAAACCACGCAAAGAATCGTCGCAGAAATTCAGGATTTGGATTATCAAGGGCTAGGTGTCGCCAAAATTCAAGGTAAAACCTGGTTCATTGAAAATGCCTTGCCAACGGAAAAAGTGGAAGCGGTAGTGACCGATGAAAAACGTCAATATGGATTAGCGACTGCACAAAAATGGCTACAAGAAAGTAATCAGCGTGTTGAGCCACAATGTCGTTATTATGGGTGTTGTGGTGGATGCCAAGGCCAGCATATTCCTGTGGAAATGCAACGTAAAGCGAAAGAGAAAGCCCTTTTTTCTCGTTTAAGTAAACTGCAAGCAGCGCCTATTCAATTAATGCCCATGATTTGTGGCGAACAATGGGCTTATCGTCGTCGAGTACGATTAAGTTTACTGTGGAATGCGAAAAATAAAATCATTGAAATGGGATTTCGTCAGAAAAACTCCAATCAGTTAGTCAGCATTCAGCAATGCTTAGTCGCAGAGCAAGCAATCAATGATCTTATCCCCAAATTGACCGCACTTTGGGCGCAATATTCAGCCCCGAAACAATTAGGGCATATTGAATTGGTTTCTGCTGAGAATGGCATAGCTATGTTGTTACGTTACAAAGGAAATTTAGCTGAAACTGACCGCACTTTGTTGCTTGAGTTTGCTCGTATAAATGCCGTCAATTTGTTCCTGCAAGATGATCAAGGTATTCAACTTGTGCATGGTGAAATGCCTTATTATGCATTAAATGGTATTCGTTTATCTTTTGATGTTCGCGATTTTATTCAAGTGAATACCCACTTAAATCAACAAATGGTTGAGACGGCTTTAGATTGGCTTGATTTGAATCAGGATGATCATGTCTTAGATTTATTCTGCGGCATGGGCAATTTCACGTTGCCTTTAGCTAAACGCGTGAAAAGTGCGGTTGGAATTGAAGGTGTTTTTGATATGGTGCAAAAAGCCCAAGCGAATGCACAGTTTAATCACATCGATAATATTGAATTTTATCAAGCCGATTTAGACCAAGCTTTTTCAGAACAACCTTGGGCAAAACAACATTTCAATAAAATTCTTCTCGACCCGCCTCGCAGTGGTGCGGCTTTTGCACTGAATGCGTTATGTGAACTGGGTGCAGAAAGCATTCTTTACGTATCTTGCAATCCCGCCACTTTAGTACGAGATGCTGAAATTCTCCGATCTTTTGGGTATCGTATCATCAAAACGTCCATGATTGATATGTTTCCCCATACCAGCCATTTGGAGTCGGTGACATTATTTCTTAAATAA
- the recO gene encoding DNA repair protein RecO: MDLQRGFVLHRRPYSETSLLVDLFTEETGRLTVIAKGARAKRSAWKSVLQPFTPLLLRWAGKGALKTLTKAEPAAITLPLQQTALYSGFYVNELITRVIEPETANLQLFQHYLQCLTGLATQPQVEPTLRLFEFHLLKILGYGIDFLHCAGSGLPVDESMTYQYRAEKGFIASLVKDNLTFYGRDLLAFERLEFTDEAVLQAAKRFTRIALKPYLGDKPLKSRELFTQNVLYLK; the protein is encoded by the coding sequence ATGGATCTCCAACGCGGCTTTGTGCTACATCGTCGTCCTTATAGTGAAACCAGTCTTTTGGTAGATTTATTTACGGAGGAAACAGGACGTTTGACAGTTATTGCAAAAGGTGCTCGAGCGAAACGTTCTGCATGGAAATCTGTTTTACAGCCTTTTACGCCATTGCTTTTACGTTGGGCGGGGAAAGGCGCATTAAAAACACTCACCAAAGCTGAGCCGGCAGCGATTACATTACCTTTACAACAGACGGCTCTATACAGCGGGTTTTATGTAAATGAGTTGATTACGCGAGTGATCGAGCCAGAAACTGCCAATCTACAGCTTTTTCAGCATTATCTGCAATGCTTAACCGGCTTAGCCACTCAACCACAGGTTGAGCCTACATTACGTCTATTTGAATTTCATCTACTTAAAATCTTAGGTTATGGTATTGATTTTTTGCATTGTGCTGGCTCGGGTTTGCCTGTGGATGAATCGATGACTTACCAATATCGTGCGGAAAAGGGTTTTATCGCTTCGTTGGTGAAAGATAACTTGACCTTTTATGGTCGAGATTTACTCGCCTTTGAGCGTTTGGAATTTACTGATGAGGCAGTCTTGCAAGCGGCAAAGCGTTTTACCCGCATCGCGCTTAAACCTTATTTAGGTGATAAGCCGCTGAAAAGCCGAGAATTATTTACGCAAAATGTACTTTATTTAAAATAA
- a CDS encoding Opacity-associated protein OapB, with protein MLRKLILILTIVGLSACTQNMVLNQPTLQKMKVQTLDKKSQKGLVTVYLCEGNKEVSVMHIRQKKKSKKILSQVTVTFNGVTEKLMRVISERGRNYANIRWYWQERDDFSQLQTSVGEVLAERCVK; from the coding sequence ATGTTAAGAAAATTAATTTTAATTTTGACCATAGTTGGGTTGTCAGCTTGTACCCAAAACATGGTCTTAAATCAACCAACTTTACAAAAAATGAAAGTGCAAACGCTTGATAAGAAATCTCAAAAGGGATTAGTAACAGTTTATCTGTGTGAAGGAAATAAAGAAGTGAGCGTGATGCATATTAGACAGAAAAAAAAGAGTAAAAAAATATTAAGTCAAGTAACAGTAACCTTTAATGGTGTAACTGAAAAGCTAATGCGCGTGATTTCGGAACGAGGTAGAAATTATGCGAATATTCGTTGGTACTGGCAGGAACGTGATGACTTCAGCCAATTACAAACTAGCGTAGGCGAAGTACTTGCGGAACGCTGTGTTAAATAA
- the oapA gene encoding opacity-associated protein OapA, producing the protein MDKQNQSNDNSSQNELDLGLNHSDAITPRKRVQSSDSIFDKAKGLFGKKEQPDTQFHVRREPTFGTTTSEHFSPAQAFQSENAEQSAPSSAFGTQESVENVQVENVAEEKVIFENAPAEEIVEEVTTQAETVAPAAAAASLKSPEKWKVLQMLPEKHRRLFIAILGLVVLLIIFFALKPNSDTVESFEQQNGNEIPVQFQSLDQSQPVETTVLDNNNTTAPATTEQAANEAKSDTPPAMQYVGDKADATKPQTAEPAKQTVAQQPATEAPTQPTVAPAPVKEPVKTAQPAVEKNNATVEHKAELRREQTQVIQEKKQFKSADKASAPSTQTVRKEQAKIQEAKPVVTKNKNVQIVEAKPTSDRVKIGPAEEKTPLSGATKTLTVPQGVSLMQVFRDNKLNIADVNAMTKAPGAGNVLSSFKPGDRVQVLLNSQGRVNQLRLSNGGKFIRQSDGSYQYKK; encoded by the coding sequence GTGGATAAGCAAAATCAATCTAATGACAATTCATCTCAAAATGAATTAGATTTAGGACTCAATCATTCTGACGCTATTACACCAAGAAAACGGGTTCAATCAAGTGACTCAATTTTTGATAAAGCCAAAGGCCTTTTTGGTAAAAAAGAACAACCAGATACGCAATTTCATGTTCGTCGAGAGCCGACTTTTGGCACGACAACAAGTGAACATTTTTCACCAGCTCAAGCATTTCAAAGTGAAAATGCTGAACAGTCAGCGCCATCAAGTGCTTTCGGAACTCAAGAGTCCGTTGAGAATGTTCAGGTAGAAAACGTAGCGGAAGAAAAAGTGATTTTTGAAAATGCTCCTGCAGAAGAGATTGTGGAAGAAGTGACAACTCAAGCAGAAACAGTTGCACCAGCAGCCGCTGCTGCAAGCTTGAAATCACCTGAAAAATGGAAGGTTCTACAAATGTTACCAGAAAAACATCGTCGTTTATTTATTGCGATTTTGGGTTTAGTGGTATTACTGATCATTTTCTTTGCGTTGAAACCAAACTCCGATACGGTGGAGAGCTTTGAACAACAAAATGGTAATGAAATCCCTGTCCAGTTTCAATCATTGGATCAATCTCAACCGGTTGAAACAACCGTATTAGATAACAACAATACAACCGCTCCGGCAACAACAGAACAAGCAGCAAATGAGGCTAAATCAGATACGCCTCCAGCGATGCAATATGTAGGTGACAAAGCAGATGCAACTAAACCTCAAACTGCAGAACCAGCAAAACAAACTGTTGCTCAACAACCTGCAACAGAAGCTCCTACACAACCAACTGTTGCTCCAGCTCCAGTTAAAGAGCCAGTGAAAACTGCACAACCAGCCGTAGAAAAAAATAATGCAACGGTTGAACATAAAGCAGAACTACGTCGTGAACAGACACAAGTTATTCAAGAGAAAAAACAGTTTAAATCAGCTGACAAAGCGAGCGCTCCATCTACTCAAACGGTAAGAAAAGAGCAAGCTAAAATTCAAGAGGCTAAACCTGTTGTGACGAAAAATAAGAATGTTCAGATTGTTGAGGCTAAACCAACAAGTGATAGAGTGAAAATTGGACCAGCAGAAGAAAAAACACCGCTGTCTGGCGCAACTAAAACATTAACTGTGCCGCAAGGGGTTTCATTGATGCAAGTATTCCGTGATAATAAATTGAATATTGCTGATGTAAATGCGATGACTAAAGCACCTGGTGCAGGTAATGTCTTAAGCAGTTTCAAACCTGGTGATAGAGTACAGGTTTTATTGAACAGTCAAGGACGAGTGAATCAACTTCGTTTATCGAATGGCGGTAAGTTTATTCGTCAATCTGATGGTTCATATCAATATAAAAAATAA
- the epmB gene encoding EF-P beta-lysylation protein EpmB has protein sequence MRILTRNIAIREEQNWLETLKNAISDPKILLKTLNLSVEDFAEDIVARKLFAMRVPLPFVEKMEKGNPKDPLFLQVMTAQQEFIEAEGFSQDPLDEQQKNAVPNILHKYQNRLLFMTKGGCAVNCRYCFRRHFPYDQNPGNKTSWQQAIDYIAAHPEIEEVIFSGGDPMMAKDGEWAWLLEHLEKIPHLQRLRIHSRLPVVIPERITDEFCDLLLKSPLQTVFVTHINHPNEIDEELALAMQKLVDAKVTLLNQSVLLKDVNDNPHTLKVLSDKLFQAGILPYYLHLLDKVQGASHFYISDEKALQIYKELQTLTSGYLVPKLAREIGGEPNKTLYTS, from the coding sequence GTGCGTATTTTAACCCGAAATATTGCGATTAGAGAAGAACAAAATTGGTTAGAAACCCTAAAAAATGCGATTTCTGATCCGAAAATCTTGCTAAAAACCTTAAATTTGTCTGTTGAAGATTTTGCCGAGGACATCGTCGCTCGTAAACTTTTTGCTATGCGAGTACCTTTACCTTTTGTTGAAAAAATGGAAAAAGGGAATCCTAAAGACCCACTTTTTTTACAGGTAATGACGGCTCAACAAGAATTTATTGAGGCCGAAGGTTTTAGCCAAGATCCTTTAGATGAGCAGCAAAAAAATGCGGTACCTAATATTCTGCATAAATATCAAAATCGCTTGCTGTTCATGACAAAAGGAGGCTGTGCAGTCAATTGCCGTTATTGCTTCCGTCGTCATTTTCCTTATGACCAAAATCCAGGCAATAAAACGAGTTGGCAGCAAGCAATAGACTATATTGCTGCACATCCTGAAATTGAAGAAGTCATTTTCTCAGGCGGTGATCCGATGATGGCAAAGGATGGTGAATGGGCATGGCTATTAGAACACCTTGAAAAGATACCGCACTTACAACGTTTGCGTATTCACTCTCGTTTGCCGGTCGTGATTCCAGAGCGTATTACGGATGAGTTTTGTGATTTATTGCTAAAAAGTCCATTACAAACAGTATTTGTAACGCATATCAATCACCCAAATGAAATTGATGAAGAACTCGCTTTGGCTATGCAAAAACTGGTAGACGCCAAGGTCACATTACTCAATCAATCAGTCCTTTTAAAAGATGTGAATGATAACCCACATACATTAAAAGTATTGAGCGATAAGTTGTTTCAAGCGGGAATTCTGCCTTATTACTTGCATTTGTTGGATAAAGTGCAGGGTGCAAGCCATTTCTATATTTCAGATGAGAAAGCGTTACAAATCTACAAAGAATTACAGACACTCACCTCAGGTTATTTAGTGCCCAAATTAGCGAGAGAAATCGGAGGGGAACCAAATAAAACTTTATACACATCTTAA
- the efp gene encoding elongation factor P yields the protein MATYTTSDFKPGLKFMQDGEPCVIVENEFVKPGKGQAFTRTRIRKLISGKVLDVNFKSGTSVEAADVMDLNLTYSYKDDAFWYFMHPETFEQYSADAKAVGDSEKWLLDQADCIVTLWNGAPISITPPNFVELEIIDTDPGLKGDTAGTGGKPATLSTGAVVKVPLFVQIGEVIKVDTRSGEYVSRVK from the coding sequence ATGGCTACATATACTACCAGTGATTTCAAACCAGGTCTAAAATTTATGCAAGACGGTGAGCCTTGTGTGATCGTTGAAAACGAATTCGTTAAACCAGGTAAAGGCCAAGCTTTTACTCGTACTCGTATTCGTAAATTAATTTCAGGCAAAGTATTAGACGTAAACTTCAAATCTGGTACTTCGGTTGAAGCTGCTGATGTTATGGATCTTAACCTCACTTATTCATACAAAGATGATGCATTCTGGTATTTCATGCACCCAGAAACATTCGAACAATACTCTGCTGATGCAAAAGCAGTAGGTGATTCAGAAAAATGGTTGTTAGATCAAGCAGATTGTATCGTGACTTTATGGAATGGTGCACCAATCAGCATCACACCACCAAACTTCGTAGAATTAGAAATCATCGATACTGATCCGGGCCTTAAAGGTGATACAGCCGGTACAGGCGGTAAACCAGCAACATTAAGCACTGGCGCTGTAGTGAAAGTACCTCTTTTCGTTCAAATCGGCGAAGTGATTAAAGTCGATACTCGTTCAGGCGAATACGTTTCTCGTGTGAAATAA
- a CDS encoding surface-adhesin E family protein, with protein MKKLALTFLGIALLAGCSAVQPTLYQEEVKLSPPSKDRVGYVRLVKDKNYYIDADSIWVDNQDLNQVHFDAVVNLDKGLYVYPNETRRYARSVRQYKILNCKNYHLTQVRTDFYDDFWGEGLRAAPKKQEKYTISLKPNTTLYAAAQIICVNSDRKPSLELEGSKAK; from the coding sequence ATGAAAAAATTAGCATTAACGTTTTTAGGTATAGCCCTTTTAGCAGGCTGTTCAGCTGTCCAACCGACACTTTATCAAGAAGAGGTGAAACTAAGCCCACCTTCTAAAGATAGAGTGGGTTATGTTCGATTGGTAAAAGATAAAAATTACTATATTGATGCTGATTCTATTTGGGTCGATAACCAAGATTTAAACCAAGTGCATTTTGATGCAGTCGTAAATTTGGATAAAGGTTTATATGTGTATCCAAACGAAACTAGACGTTATGCACGTTCTGTTCGCCAATATAAAATCTTAAACTGTAAGAACTACCATTTAACCCAAGTTCGTACCGATTTTTATGATGATTTCTGGGGCGAAGGTTTACGTGCAGCACCGAAAAAACAAGAGAAATACACCATTAGTTTAAAGCCGAATACAACGCTCTATGCTGCCGCACAAATCATTTGTGTGAACTCAGATAGAAAACCTTCTTTAGAGTTAGAAGGCTCAAAAGCAAAATAA
- the pflA gene encoding pyruvate formate lyase 1-activating protein encodes MSVLGRIHSFESCGTVDGPGIRFILFMQGCLMRCKYCHNRDTWDLDGGREISVEELMKEVVSYRHFMNATGGGVTASGGEAILQAEFVRDWFRACKAEGINTCLDTNGFVRHYDHIIDELLDVTDLVLLDLKELNDKVHQNLIGVPNKRTLEFAKYLQKRNQRTWIRYVVVPGYTDNDHDVHLLGQFIEGMTNIEKVELLPYHRLGAHKWKTLGFDYELEDVLPPTKESLEHIKNILEGYGHTVKY; translated from the coding sequence ATGTCTGTGCTAGGAAGAATTCACTCCTTTGAATCCTGTGGAACCGTGGATGGCCCCGGTATTCGTTTTATTTTATTTATGCAAGGCTGTTTAATGCGTTGCAAATATTGCCATAACCGTGATACTTGGGATCTTGATGGTGGGCGCGAAATCAGTGTGGAAGAACTCATGAAAGAAGTCGTGAGCTATCGCCATTTTATGAATGCAACTGGTGGTGGTGTGACAGCATCAGGTGGTGAGGCAATTCTTCAAGCAGAATTTGTGCGTGACTGGTTCCGAGCTTGTAAAGCAGAAGGGATTAATACTTGTTTAGATACTAATGGGTTTGTACGTCATTATGACCATATTATTGATGAACTACTCGATGTAACTGATCTCGTTTTGCTTGATTTAAAAGAACTGAACGACAAAGTACACCAGAATTTGATCGGCGTACCGAATAAACGGACGCTGGAATTTGCGAAATATTTGCAAAAACGTAATCAGCGTACCTGGATTCGTTATGTAGTAGTTCCAGGCTATACCGATAACGATCATGATGTTCATCTGCTCGGACAGTTTATTGAAGGTATGACCAATATTGAAAAAGTCGAACTTCTACCTTATCATCGATTAGGTGCCCACAAATGGAAAACCCTTGGGTTTGACTATGAACTCGAAGATGTATTGCCACCGACAAAAGAGTCGCTTGAGCATATTAAAAATATCTTAGAGGGATACGGACACACCGTAAAATATTAA
- a CDS encoding putative quinol monooxygenase — protein MLTVIAQFSVKADKINDFLTQCKELIKHTRQETGCVSYELQQNSEQANHYVFIEQWKSKADLEQHFATSHFTSIVPVLVEYCEQAPVVQTFQKVSE, from the coding sequence ATGCTAACAGTTATTGCCCAATTTTCAGTAAAAGCAGACAAAATTAATGATTTTCTAACTCAATGCAAAGAATTAATTAAGCATACTCGTCAAGAAACAGGATGCGTATCTTATGAATTACAACAAAATAGTGAGCAGGCTAATCATTATGTTTTTATTGAGCAATGGAAAAGCAAAGCCGATTTAGAACAACATTTTGCAACGTCACACTTTACCTCAATTGTACCTGTATTGGTCGAGTATTGTGAACAAGCGCCAGTGGTGCAAACCTTTCAAAAAGTTAGCGAATAA